The proteins below come from a single Stutzerimonas stutzeri RCH2 genomic window:
- the mnhG gene encoding monovalent cation/H(+) antiporter subunit G, giving the protein MIEILAVAFMLVGVIFLFAAMFGLLRFADPLQRIHATTKSGTVGAGLILVGVMIEMGDAQATFIGTATVIFLMLTIPIAGHLLGRAAYVSGARLDGLHGDDALDGVLERSPLTLDEYLAQTEKSPPQRNPEPGREDLRTNVDEPRSPVDNLGSAK; this is encoded by the coding sequence ATGATCGAAATCCTGGCAGTGGCTTTCATGCTGGTCGGTGTGATCTTTCTGTTCGCCGCGATGTTCGGCCTGCTGCGCTTTGCCGATCCCCTGCAGCGAATCCATGCCACGACCAAGTCCGGTACGGTTGGTGCAGGACTCATCCTCGTCGGGGTGATGATCGAGATGGGCGATGCCCAGGCCACATTCATCGGCACCGCCACGGTGATCTTTCTGATGCTGACCATTCCTATCGCTGGTCACCTGCTTGGGCGGGCTGCCTATGTTTCGGGGGCTCGGCTCGACGGCCTGCATGGAGATGATGCGCTGGATGGCGTACTCGAACGCAGCCCGCTAACGCTCGACGAATATCTCGCACAGACCGAGAAAAGCCCTCCCCAGCGAAATCCAGAACCTGGCAGAGAAGACCTGCGGACCAACGTAGATGAGCCGAGGAGCCCTGTTGATAACCTAGGTTCAGCCAAGTAG
- a CDS encoding monovalent cation/H+ antiporter complex subunit F, with translation MITTLLILVMLPLALTLWRMIVAKTLVDRVVALDMLTGVGVAIAALVAAMTGRREFLDVGFGLGLIGFVGTCAFAVFIMRKGRSEQ, from the coding sequence ATGATCACGACGCTGCTGATCCTGGTCATGCTGCCGCTGGCCTTGACCCTCTGGCGAATGATCGTCGCGAAGACACTGGTCGACCGCGTGGTCGCGCTGGACATGCTGACCGGCGTTGGGGTTGCCATCGCCGCGCTGGTCGCTGCAATGACCGGACGCCGGGAGTTTCTCGACGTGGGCTTCGGTCTCGGACTGATCGGTTTCGTCGGGACCTGCGCCTTCGCCGTCTTCATCATGCGCAAGGGGAGGAGCGAGCAATGA
- a CDS encoding Na+/H+ antiporter subunit E — MTSLLRRVLDVVELLGIYLYELIVSSVAVAAAAFSPAPNMQSSIIAVPIELRTDLGVAVLASLVSLTPGNCALHVSEDRRLLYVHALDGRAPEQIIASIRQVFERRIARIERW, encoded by the coding sequence ATGACCAGCCTGCTGCGCCGAGTACTCGATGTGGTCGAGCTGCTCGGCATCTACCTCTATGAGCTGATCGTCTCGTCTGTTGCAGTGGCTGCCGCTGCCTTTTCGCCAGCGCCGAACATGCAGAGTTCGATCATCGCGGTACCCATCGAGCTGCGCACCGACCTCGGCGTCGCGGTGCTCGCCAGTCTGGTTTCGCTGACTCCGGGCAATTGCGCATTGCACGTCAGCGAGGATCGTCGCCTGCTCTACGTGCATGCGCTGGATGGCCGCGCGCCGGAGCAGATCATCGCGTCGATCAGGCAAGTCTTCGAGCGACGCATCGCGCGCATCGAGAGATGGTGA
- a CDS encoding proton-conducting transporter membrane subunit, with protein sequence MTEFLILHAPLWPVLLPILGAGLATCLWEHRRAQRLVTGLCITLLLASSLLLLAAVYQQGVLAIRFGGWDAPFGVVFVADALSAAMVAITGILAAAVMTFGLADIRRREEQAGFHPLMLGMLAGVNGAFLTGDIFNLYVWFEVMLITAMGLLSIGRNRARLDATVRYAVLNLFSTLLFLTGVALLYGATGTLNMADLARVLPETEPSINLTLSALLLLCGFGIKAGYFPLFFWLPASYHTASITVSAIFAGLLTKVGVYACFRVFTLIFSVEDSGIREIVAVLAAGTMLFGVFGAAVQWDVRRILSFHIVSQIGYMLLGLAISTQAALAGAIFYIIHHIIVKANLFLLAGAIHRASGTFDLRKSGGLMYRNPLLAALFLVPALSLAGLPPLSGFWAKFLVIDATFRAGEHWLAGLALFVGLLTLYSMSKIWMEAFWKKPVLPRAEARRIPLPMLLAIASLGALTLVIGFMPQPLILFSQTAAAALLEPSAYLSAVLPANPILEPRP encoded by the coding sequence GTGACCGAATTCCTGATCCTGCATGCGCCGCTCTGGCCGGTACTGCTGCCGATTCTTGGTGCGGGTCTGGCGACCTGCCTGTGGGAACATCGCCGCGCGCAACGCTTGGTCACCGGCCTGTGCATAACTCTGCTGTTGGCATCTTCGCTACTGCTGCTCGCTGCGGTTTACCAGCAGGGCGTGCTGGCGATCCGCTTTGGCGGCTGGGATGCTCCCTTCGGCGTGGTATTCGTCGCCGATGCACTGTCCGCCGCCATGGTGGCCATTACCGGTATCCTTGCCGCCGCGGTGATGACCTTCGGTCTCGCCGATATCCGCCGCCGCGAGGAACAGGCAGGCTTCCATCCATTGATGCTGGGCATGCTGGCCGGCGTAAACGGTGCCTTCCTCACCGGCGATATCTTCAACCTGTACGTCTGGTTCGAGGTGATGCTGATCACCGCGATGGGCCTGCTGTCGATCGGCCGCAATCGCGCCCGGCTCGATGCGACGGTGCGCTATGCGGTGCTCAACCTGTTCTCCACGCTGCTGTTTCTGACCGGGGTTGCACTGCTCTACGGCGCGACCGGAACGCTGAACATGGCGGATCTCGCCCGGGTGCTGCCCGAGACCGAACCGTCGATCAACCTGACGCTGTCGGCGCTGCTACTGCTCTGTGGCTTCGGCATCAAGGCCGGCTATTTCCCGTTGTTCTTCTGGCTGCCGGCGTCGTATCACACGGCCTCGATCACGGTTTCGGCAATCTTCGCCGGGCTGCTGACCAAGGTCGGCGTGTATGCCTGTTTCCGCGTGTTCACCCTGATCTTCAGCGTCGAAGACAGCGGTATCCGTGAGATCGTCGCGGTGCTGGCGGCCGGCACCATGCTGTTCGGGGTCTTCGGCGCGGCGGTGCAGTGGGACGTACGGCGAATCCTCTCGTTCCACATCGTCAGCCAGATCGGCTACATGCTGCTTGGCTTGGCCATATCCACCCAGGCGGCGCTCGCCGGGGCCATCTTCTACATCATTCATCACATCATCGTGAAGGCGAACCTGTTCCTGCTTGCCGGCGCCATTCACCGGGCCTCCGGCACCTTCGATCTGCGCAAGAGCGGCGGCCTGATGTATCGCAACCCTCTACTGGCCGCGCTGTTTCTGGTACCGGCTTTGTCCCTGGCCGGCTTGCCGCCGCTGTCCGGCTTCTGGGCGAAGTTCCTCGTGATCGACGCAACCTTCCGTGCCGGCGAGCACTGGTTGGCCGGGCTGGCGCTGTTCGTCGGCCTGTTGACCCTCTATTCGATGAGCAAGATCTGGATGGAAGCCTTTTGGAAGAAGCCGGTACTGCCGCGCGCCGAGGCCCGCCGGATACCGCTGCCCATGCTGCTGGCGATCGCCTCGCTCGGTGCGCTGACCCTGGTGATCGGTTTCATGCCGCAACCGTTGATCCTCTTTTCGCAAACCGCCGCCGCGGCACTGCTGGAGCCCAGCGCTTACCTGTCGGCCGTGCTGCCGGCTAACCCGATCCTGGAGCCTCGCCCATGA
- a CDS encoding NADH-quinone oxidoreductase subunit K, with product MHLLFAFAIAIVAGCSLYLILSRHIVRILLGVTMLSAAINLVIFLSGRIVTNVPAVIRAGETSLAADAANPLPQALVLTAIVIGFSLTAFFAALALQTYRSAGSVDTRDIDAAERLGSPFSATKDRP from the coding sequence ATGCATCTGCTCTTTGCATTCGCCATCGCCATCGTGGCTGGCTGCAGCCTGTACCTCATCCTCTCCCGCCATATCGTGCGGATCCTGCTGGGGGTGACCATGCTCTCGGCGGCGATCAACCTGGTGATCTTCCTCTCCGGGCGGATCGTAACGAACGTCCCCGCCGTCATCCGCGCAGGCGAGACCAGCCTGGCCGCCGATGCCGCCAACCCGCTGCCCCAGGCGCTGGTGCTGACCGCAATCGTCATTGGCTTTTCACTGACCGCGTTCTTCGCTGCCCTGGCATTGCAGACCTACCGCAGCGCGGGCAGCGTCGATACGCGCGATATCGATGCAGCCGAGCGCCTGGGTTCGCCATTCTCGGCCACTAAGGATCGCCCGTGA
- a CDS encoding Na(+)/H(+) antiporter subunit B, with protein sequence MNSLIFAAFSRTLFILMLAVSLYVLYRGHNEPGGGFVGGLIAAAGFATLALARGVDVARATLRFDPMTVIGCGILAALLGGLPGLWLDDSFLAHQWAILGSVHIGTTLLFDIGVYLVVLGGILSLILRFCEGL encoded by the coding sequence ATGAATTCTCTGATTTTCGCCGCCTTCTCGCGGACTCTCTTCATTCTGATGCTGGCGGTGTCGCTCTACGTGCTCTACCGCGGACACAACGAGCCGGGTGGCGGTTTCGTCGGCGGGCTGATCGCCGCGGCCGGGTTCGCGACGCTGGCACTTGCCCGCGGCGTGGACGTCGCCCGCGCCACGCTGCGCTTCGATCCGATGACAGTGATCGGTTGCGGCATCCTCGCTGCGCTGCTTGGCGGGTTGCCGGGCCTCTGGCTGGACGACTCGTTCCTGGCTCACCAGTGGGCGATTCTCGGCAGCGTCCATATCGGTACCACCCTGCTGTTCGATATCGGGGTCTACCTCGTCGTGCTGGGCGGCATCCTTTCTCTGATCCTGCGTTTCTGCGAGGGCCTCTGA
- the mbhE gene encoding hydrogen gas-evolving membrane-bound hydrogenase subunit E, producing MLAALLVSFLGAILARFIVSRTFPHGGWVAALLPAGLFLFFLAKGASLPEVGAITETLEWVPALGISLTLRLDGFALLFVLLITGIGTLVTIYAGAYFSHSPKEEAARFLTLILLFMTAMLGTVLSDNLIVMFVFWEATSLLSFMLIGFNSHRAQARKAALQSLIVTGGGGLALFGGILLIGITLGTFSLSEVAQRAPELLASPLAVPAMILIMLGAFTKSAQLPFHFWLPQAMEAPAPASAFLHSATMVKLGVYLLARFDLIFEGIPAFGSTLVIVGSLTMLVAAVRALSTDGFKEVLAHSTVGSLGVLVMLIGLDGDYSVTALIAFIIAHALYKAALFFCAGTTIHAVGEGRLSKIGGLARRLPMTTLAAGMAAISMAGLPPTLGFITKEYLFESQLNASSGWVVVAVAVLVNAVFAAIAGVAAIRPYYLGKTRSEIKHPETLGLYLGPLVLGGLGFLFGLAPDFLVRGLIQPANDVLVGHTVDLSFSLWHGFTPMLALSATVVAFAGGLIAYWHRIHYALSLNKGLARVLGDFGFNAAFAGLLRLAERCTRFLQNGDQHRYTSTVAAAVLLIIGYGVLASGTRPLIAMTGGRFDAPSIIVLLLMCLGAFAATRTPSLLRAMIAVGVVGFGSALIFLLNGAPDVALTQFSVEVLLVLILVALLLRVPERAASTREPREKRLDILISAGFALVVFVALAATVALPLDGRISEFYAATSYLEAHGRNVVNVVLVDYRAIDTLGEVVVVAFAAMSVWGLLRALPRRRAAP from the coding sequence CGAAAGGCGCCAGTCTTCCCGAGGTCGGTGCCATCACCGAAACCCTCGAGTGGGTGCCAGCACTGGGCATCTCGCTGACCCTGAGGCTTGATGGCTTCGCCCTGCTGTTCGTGCTCCTGATCACCGGCATCGGCACCCTGGTGACGATCTACGCAGGCGCCTACTTCTCGCATTCGCCGAAGGAGGAGGCTGCACGTTTCCTCACCCTGATCCTGTTGTTCATGACCGCCATGCTGGGGACCGTGCTGTCCGACAACCTCATCGTCATGTTCGTGTTCTGGGAGGCGACCAGCCTGTTGTCGTTCATGCTGATCGGCTTCAACTCGCACCGCGCGCAAGCACGCAAAGCCGCGCTGCAATCGCTGATCGTGACCGGCGGCGGCGGGCTGGCACTGTTCGGCGGCATCCTCTTGATCGGCATAACGCTAGGTACCTTCTCACTCTCTGAAGTGGCGCAGCGTGCGCCGGAGTTGCTGGCCAGTCCTCTGGCCGTGCCGGCGATGATCCTGATCATGCTCGGCGCCTTCACCAAGTCGGCACAGCTGCCGTTTCATTTCTGGCTGCCGCAGGCCATGGAAGCGCCAGCGCCAGCCTCGGCCTTTTTGCACTCGGCGACCATGGTCAAGTTGGGGGTGTACCTGCTGGCCCGCTTCGATCTCATCTTCGAGGGCATCCCCGCTTTTGGCTCGACCCTGGTGATCGTCGGTAGCCTGACCATGTTGGTGGCCGCGGTACGGGCGCTATCCACTGATGGCTTCAAGGAGGTCCTGGCGCATTCCACCGTGGGCTCGCTGGGGGTGCTGGTGATGCTGATCGGGCTGGACGGCGATTACTCGGTGACCGCGCTGATTGCCTTCATCATCGCCCATGCGCTGTACAAGGCGGCGCTGTTCTTCTGCGCCGGAACCACCATCCATGCGGTTGGCGAGGGGCGGCTGAGCAAGATCGGCGGGCTGGCCCGACGCCTGCCGATGACCACCCTGGCGGCCGGCATGGCGGCGATCTCGATGGCCGGACTGCCGCCGACGCTGGGCTTCATCACCAAGGAATACCTGTTCGAGAGCCAGCTCAACGCATCCTCAGGCTGGGTCGTGGTCGCCGTGGCGGTTCTGGTGAATGCGGTTTTCGCTGCGATCGCCGGGGTGGCGGCCATTCGTCCCTATTACCTCGGCAAGACACGCAGCGAGATCAAGCATCCGGAAACCCTGGGCCTGTACCTCGGACCGCTGGTACTGGGAGGGCTGGGTTTCCTGTTCGGTCTGGCGCCTGACTTTCTCGTGCGCGGGCTGATCCAGCCGGCCAATGATGTGCTGGTCGGACATACCGTGGACCTGTCCTTCTCGCTCTGGCACGGCTTTACGCCGATGCTTGCGCTGAGCGCCACCGTGGTCGCCTTCGCCGGCGGGCTGATCGCCTACTGGCATCGCATCCACTATGCGCTGTCACTGAACAAGGGGTTGGCCCGGGTGCTTGGCGATTTCGGCTTCAACGCAGCATTCGCCGGCCTCCTGCGCCTGGCCGAACGCTGCACCCGGTTTCTGCAGAACGGTGATCAGCACCGCTACACCTCCACGGTCGCGGCAGCGGTGTTGCTGATCATCGGCTATGGCGTGTTGGCCAGCGGTACGCGTCCGCTGATCGCCATGACCGGCGGGCGCTTCGATGCGCCCTCGATCATCGTGCTGCTGCTGATGTGCCTGGGTGCCTTTGCCGCCACCCGCACCCCATCGCTACTGCGCGCCATGATCGCGGTTGGCGTGGTGGGGTTCGGCTCGGCGCTGATCTTCCTGCTCAATGGCGCGCCAGACGTTGCGCTCACCCAATTCTCGGTCGAAGTGCTGCTGGTGCTGATCCTGGTCGCGCTGCTGCTGCGGGTGCCGGAGCGCGCAGCCTCGACCCGCGAGCCGCGGGAAAAGCGCCTGGACATCCTGATCTCGGCCGGCTTCGCGCTGGTGGTCTTTGTCGCGCTGGCTGCCACGGTGGCATTGCCTCTGGATGGACGGATCTCCGAGTTCTACGCAGCAACCAGCTACCTCGAGGCCCATGGTCGCAACGTGGTGAATGTGGTGCTGGTGGACTACCGCGCCATCGACACGTTGGGTGAGGTGGTCGTGGTGGCCTTCGCCGCGATGAGCGTGTGGGGGCTGCTACGGGCGCTGCCCCGCAGGAGGGCCGCGCCATGA